One Obesumbacterium proteus DNA window includes the following coding sequences:
- the rcsB gene encoding response regulator transcription factor RcsB, which translates to MNNLNVIIADDHPIVLFGIRKSLEQIEWVNVVGEFEDSTALINSLSKLDANVLITDLSMPGDKYGDGITLIKYIKRHYPHLSIIVLTMNNNPAILSAVLELDIEGIVLKQGAPADLPKALAALQKGKKFTPESVSKLLEKISASGYGDKRLSPKESEVLRLFAEGFLVTEIAKKLNRSIKTISSQKKSAMLKLGVDNDIALLNYLSSVNIMSVDKD; encoded by the coding sequence ATGAATAACCTAAATGTAATTATTGCTGATGACCATCCAATTGTCCTATTCGGTATTAGGAAGTCACTTGAACAAATCGAATGGGTTAACGTTGTCGGGGAATTTGAAGACTCAACGGCATTAATCAATAGCTTATCTAAGCTGGATGCGAATGTACTGATCACCGATCTTTCCATGCCGGGCGACAAATACGGCGATGGCATTACCTTGATTAAATATATCAAGCGCCATTATCCGCACCTGTCCATTATTGTTCTCACTATGAACAATAACCCTGCCATTTTAAGCGCAGTTCTGGAATTGGATATTGAAGGGATTGTCCTTAAGCAAGGCGCACCGGCTGATTTACCGAAGGCACTGGCTGCATTGCAAAAAGGCAAAAAATTCACCCCAGAAAGCGTGTCCAAACTGCTGGAAAAAATTAGTGCGAGCGGCTACGGAGACAAGCGTTTATCACCAAAAGAAAGCGAAGTACTCCGCTTATTCGCCGAAGGTTTCTTGGTAACAGAAATTGCTAAAAAACTGAACCGCAGCATTAAAACCATCAGTAGCCAGAAGAAATCAGCCATGCTGAAACTGGGCGTCGATAACGATATTGCACTGCTGAACTATCTTTCTTCCGTCAATATTATGTCGGTGGATAAAGACTAA
- the hlyD gene encoding secretion protein HlyD: protein MNNKKLVGIVAVLVIIALVIGGIYYYRSQEDRGLTLYGNVDIRTVNLGFRVSGRLASLAVDEGDAVAPGALLGKLDDAPFINSLNEAKANVAAAQAQLDLLLAGYRAEEIAQARAAVAQQQAAFSYADSYLKRQQGLWASKATSANDLEDAKTARNQALANLQAAKDKLSQYQTGNRPQEIEQAQAALAQAQAAADQAELNLKDTQLFAPSTGTVLTRAVEPGTMLASGSTVFSVSLTRPVWIRAYVSEENLSRAIPGTEIEIYTDGRPDKPYRGKIGFVSPTAEFTPKSVETPELRTALVYRLRVIVTDADDSLRQGMPVTLRFNDNGAKR from the coding sequence ATGAATAACAAAAAGCTCGTTGGAATCGTTGCTGTTTTAGTGATTATCGCGCTGGTGATTGGCGGCATTTATTACTATCGCAGCCAAGAAGATCGGGGTTTAACGCTGTATGGCAACGTGGATATTCGTACCGTTAACCTTGGTTTTCGCGTTAGCGGCCGTTTAGCCTCACTGGCGGTGGACGAAGGCGACGCCGTTGCCCCTGGCGCCCTATTAGGCAAGCTTGATGACGCCCCTTTCATCAATTCGCTTAATGAAGCCAAAGCCAATGTGGCCGCAGCGCAAGCGCAGCTTGATTTGCTGCTGGCGGGATACCGTGCGGAAGAAATCGCTCAAGCACGCGCTGCGGTGGCTCAACAACAGGCGGCGTTCAGCTATGCCGATAGCTACTTAAAGCGTCAGCAAGGCTTATGGGCCAGTAAAGCCACGTCTGCCAATGATTTAGAAGACGCGAAAACAGCACGCAATCAAGCATTAGCCAATCTGCAAGCTGCCAAAGATAAGCTGTCTCAATACCAGACGGGGAATCGCCCACAGGAAATCGAACAGGCGCAGGCCGCTTTAGCGCAGGCACAGGCCGCCGCCGATCAGGCCGAGCTGAACCTTAAAGATACCCAGCTCTTTGCGCCTTCTACCGGCACCGTTCTCACACGCGCCGTTGAACCCGGCACTATGCTGGCTTCCGGTAGCACCGTCTTCAGCGTTTCACTTACCCGTCCGGTGTGGATCCGCGCCTATGTCAGCGAAGAGAATCTTAGCCGTGCAATACCGGGAACCGAGATTGAAATCTACACCGATGGCCGTCCCGATAAGCCTTACCGCGGCAAAATCGGCTTTGTTTCACCGACTGCCGAGTTCACGCCAAAAAGCGTCGAAACGCCAGAATTACGTACCGCGCTGGTCTATCGCCTGCGCGTTATTGTCACCGACGCCGATGACAGCCTGCGCCAAGGCATGCCAGTGACCTTACGTTTTAACGATAACGGTGCCAAACGCTAA
- a CDS encoding ABC transporter permease — protein MFYRLWTLIIKELQSLLRDPQTRAILIMPVILQVVLFPFAATLDVTNASIAIYSEDTGQSSVELTQRFAKAEAFSNVLLLHSPHEIAPTIDNRKALLLIRFPANFSRDILSGHQAPLQIILDGRSSNSAQIAANYVQQIVRDYQQELISGQPVSTHDLAQKNSELVIRNWYNPNLDYKWFVVPSLIAMITTIGVLIVTSLSVAREREQGTLEQLLVSPLNTWQIFVGKAIPALIVATFQATVVLLIGIFAYQIPFAGSLLLFYFTMLIYGLSLVGFGLLISSLCSTQQQAFIGVFVFMMPAILLSGYVSPVENMPVWLQNLTWINPIRHFTDITKELYLKDVSFDIIWHSLWPLLVITLTTGSAAYAMFRRKIA, from the coding sequence ATGTTCTATAGACTGTGGACATTAATCATTAAAGAACTTCAATCGCTGCTGCGCGATCCGCAAACTCGCGCCATCTTGATTATGCCGGTCATTTTACAGGTGGTGCTATTTCCTTTTGCCGCAACGTTAGATGTCACCAATGCCAGCATCGCGATCTATAGCGAGGATACCGGCCAGTCGTCGGTAGAACTCACCCAACGTTTTGCCAAGGCCGAAGCCTTTAGCAACGTGCTACTCCTACACAGCCCGCACGAGATCGCACCCACGATTGATAACCGTAAAGCGCTGCTGTTGATCCGCTTTCCGGCTAATTTCTCACGCGATATTTTGTCTGGTCATCAGGCACCGTTACAGATAATTTTGGACGGACGCAGCTCCAACAGCGCGCAAATCGCGGCTAACTATGTTCAGCAAATCGTTCGAGACTATCAACAAGAGCTTATCAGCGGACAGCCTGTATCCACTCACGATCTAGCCCAGAAAAACTCTGAGCTCGTTATTCGCAACTGGTATAACCCAAATCTGGATTACAAATGGTTTGTGGTGCCGTCGCTGATTGCCATGATCACCACCATCGGCGTGTTAATTGTTACGTCGCTGTCGGTGGCACGCGAACGCGAGCAGGGAACGCTGGAACAGTTGCTCGTTTCCCCGCTGAATACTTGGCAAATATTCGTTGGCAAAGCGATTCCAGCCCTGATTGTCGCGACGTTTCAGGCCACCGTGGTGTTGTTGATCGGGATTTTTGCCTACCAAATTCCGTTTGCCGGTTCCCTGTTGCTGTTTTACTTCACCATGCTGATCTACGGGCTTTCGTTAGTCGGGTTTGGTCTGCTGATCTCTTCGCTGTGCTCAACGCAGCAGCAGGCGTTTATTGGCGTGTTTGTGTTTATGATGCCTGCGATTTTGCTATCCGGTTATGTATCGCCGGTAGAAAACATGCCGGTTTGGCTGCAAAACCTCACATGGATAAATCCGATTCGTCACTTCACCGATATTACCAAAGAGCTTTATTTGAAGGATGTGAGTTTCGATATTATCTGGCACAGCCTGTGGCCGCTTCTGGTGATAACCCTAACCACCGGCAGCGCCGCCTACGCGATGTTTAGACGTAAGATTGCGTAG
- a CDS encoding ATP-binding cassette domain-containing protein, with product MMSAQHEIVLDGVEKRFAGMDRPAVASLSTRIASGAVMGLVGPDGAGKTTLIRMLAGLLKPSAGTVSVVGLDPLTQDSELHAILGYMPQKFGLYEDLTVIENLTLYADLRGVIGEERRKTFDRLLKFTDLTRFTERLAGKLSGGMKQKLGLACTLVGEPKVLLLDEPGVGVDPISRRELWRMVHELADEGMLILWSTSYLDEAEQCREVLLMNEGKLLYSGAPQQLTQRMAGRTILLRAKNISHRKLLQRAICLPSVSDGVIQGKYLRLILKDNVDHQALLHDLNQPDAELLEAEPRFEDAFIDLLGGGPDHESELAKIMPQVKVDPNETVIEAQQLTKKFGDFAATDHVDFQVKRGEIFGLLGPNGAGKSTTFKMMCALLKPTSGKALVLGMDLKTDSGRARQHLGYMAQKFSLYGNLTVAQNLKFFSGVYGLKGKQQKEKIEGMVNAFNFTPILNQTPDSLPLGFKQRLALACSLMHEPDILFLDEPTSGVDPLTRREFWLHINGMVDKGVTVMVTTHFMDEAEYCDRIGLVYRGKIIAAGSPDQLKHSVASDDNPNPTMEQAFIELVQGYDKEQTA from the coding sequence ATGATGAGTGCGCAACATGAAATCGTGCTCGACGGCGTCGAAAAGCGTTTTGCGGGCATGGATCGACCGGCGGTCGCGAGTCTCTCCACGCGCATCGCCAGTGGCGCAGTAATGGGGCTGGTTGGCCCCGACGGCGCAGGAAAAACCACGCTAATCCGCATGCTGGCCGGTCTATTAAAACCCAGCGCCGGTACGGTGAGCGTAGTGGGGTTAGATCCGCTCACGCAGGACAGTGAATTACACGCCATTTTGGGCTATATGCCGCAGAAATTTGGCCTGTATGAAGATCTCACCGTTATCGAAAACCTAACCTTATATGCCGATTTACGCGGCGTTATCGGCGAAGAACGACGCAAAACCTTCGATCGTCTGCTCAAGTTTACCGACTTAACCCGTTTTACCGAGCGCTTAGCGGGCAAGCTGTCAGGCGGCATGAAGCAAAAGCTAGGGTTAGCCTGTACGCTGGTCGGCGAACCCAAGGTTTTGTTACTCGATGAGCCGGGCGTTGGCGTTGACCCTATTTCTCGACGCGAACTGTGGCGCATGGTGCATGAGCTGGCCGATGAAGGGATGCTGATCCTCTGGAGTACTTCGTATCTCGATGAAGCCGAGCAGTGCCGTGAGGTGTTGCTGATGAACGAAGGCAAACTGCTCTACAGCGGTGCCCCGCAGCAGTTAACTCAGCGCATGGCCGGACGCACCATTTTGCTGCGCGCCAAAAATATCTCACATCGAAAACTATTGCAGCGCGCCATCTGTTTACCTTCCGTCAGCGACGGTGTGATCCAAGGTAAATATCTGCGCCTTATCCTGAAAGATAACGTCGATCATCAGGCGTTATTACATGATTTAAACCAGCCGGATGCTGAGCTGCTAGAGGCTGAACCTCGCTTTGAAGATGCCTTTATCGATCTGCTCGGCGGCGGGCCGGATCATGAATCAGAACTGGCAAAAATCATGCCGCAGGTGAAAGTTGATCCCAACGAAACAGTGATTGAGGCGCAGCAGCTCACTAAAAAATTTGGTGATTTTGCCGCCACCGATCACGTTGATTTTCAAGTTAAACGCGGCGAAATTTTTGGTTTACTGGGGCCAAACGGCGCGGGTAAATCCACTACCTTTAAAATGATGTGCGCCCTCCTCAAACCCACCAGCGGCAAAGCGTTGGTTTTGGGAATGGATCTGAAAACAGACTCAGGCCGTGCTCGCCAGCATCTGGGCTATATGGCGCAGAAATTTTCGCTCTATGGCAACCTCACGGTGGCACAAAACCTGAAGTTTTTCTCCGGCGTTTACGGTTTGAAGGGAAAACAGCAGAAAGAAAAAATTGAGGGCATGGTTAATGCGTTCAACTTCACCCCTATTTTGAATCAAACGCCGGACTCTTTACCGCTCGGCTTTAAACAGCGTCTGGCGCTGGCCTGTTCGCTGATGCATGAACCAGACATTCTGTTTTTGGATGAGCCAACGTCGGGCGTCGATCCCCTCACCCGCCGCGAGTTTTGGCTACATATCAACGGCATGGTGGATAAAGGCGTTACCGTGATGGTGACCACGCACTTTATGGATGAGGCCGAATACTGCGATCGCATCGGGTTAGTCTATCGCGGGAAAATCATTGCTGCGGGCTCACCCGATCAGCTCAAACACAGCGTCGCCAGCGATGACAATCCAAATCCGACTATGGAGCAGGCTTTTATTGAGCTGGTTCAGGGCTACGACAAGGAGCAAACGGCATGA
- a CDS encoding ABC transporter permease, giving the protein MSESANSIHFSWRRLRALCRKETAQILRDPSSALIAVVIPLLLLFIFGYGINLDSSKLHVGILMEQQSEDARDLTNTFLGSPYIAATVSDNRQALIKQMQAGKIRGLIVIPVDFSEQLARPQGKSPIQVITDGSEPNTANFVQGYAEGIWQIWLQQRAVDKGGEFKPLIDVQLRYWFNPAAISQHFIIPGAITIIMTVIGAILTSLVIAREWERGTMEALLSTQVTRTELLLSKLLPYYVLGLLAMALCMAVAVFVIGVPYRGSLLILFVMTTLFLASTLGMGLLISTITRNQFNAAMVALNAGFLPAVMLSGFIFEIDSMPAIVQAVTYVIPARYFVSTLQTLFLAGNIGSVLMVNLLFLIISAVVFIGLTAWKTKRRLD; this is encoded by the coding sequence ATGAGTGAAAGCGCCAACAGTATTCACTTTTCGTGGCGGCGATTGCGCGCCCTGTGCCGCAAAGAAACAGCTCAGATCCTGCGCGATCCCAGCAGTGCGCTGATTGCGGTGGTGATCCCTCTGTTATTGCTGTTTATTTTTGGCTACGGCATCAACCTCGACTCCAGCAAACTGCACGTGGGTATTCTGATGGAGCAACAGTCAGAAGATGCCCGCGATCTCACCAATACGTTTCTTGGCTCGCCGTATATCGCAGCCACAGTCAGCGACAACCGACAGGCGCTGATTAAGCAAATGCAGGCGGGTAAAATTCGCGGGCTTATCGTCATCCCGGTTGATTTTTCTGAACAACTGGCTCGTCCGCAGGGAAAATCCCCGATTCAGGTGATTACCGACGGCAGTGAGCCAAATACGGCAAACTTTGTGCAAGGCTACGCGGAAGGCATTTGGCAAATATGGTTACAGCAGCGCGCCGTTGATAAAGGGGGCGAATTCAAGCCGCTAATCGACGTCCAGCTACGCTATTGGTTTAACCCTGCCGCCATCAGCCAGCACTTTATTATTCCTGGAGCGATAACCATTATTATGACGGTTATCGGCGCCATCCTGACATCGCTGGTCATTGCCCGCGAGTGGGAACGCGGCACGATGGAAGCCCTACTTTCTACGCAGGTGACGCGCACGGAATTATTGCTGTCTAAGCTGCTGCCTTATTACGTGTTAGGGCTACTGGCCATGGCGCTGTGCATGGCGGTGGCGGTCTTTGTGATAGGGGTTCCGTATCGAGGATCGCTGCTGATTTTGTTCGTGATGACCACGCTGTTTCTCGCCAGCACCCTAGGGATGGGATTGCTCATCTCTACCATTACCCGTAATCAGTTTAATGCGGCGATGGTGGCGCTCAACGCGGGGTTCCTGCCTGCCGTGATGCTTTCTGGCTTCATCTTTGAAATTGACAGTATGCCCGCCATTGTTCAGGCCGTGACCTATGTGATCCCTGCCCGCTACTTCGTAAGCACCTTACAGACCCTATTTTTGGCCGGTAATATCGGCAGCGTGCTGATGGTTAACCTGCTGTTTTTAATTATTTCTGCCGTGGTCTTTATTGGACTTACCGCGTGGAAAACCAAGCGCCGACTGGATTGA
- the rcsD gene encoding phosphotransferase RcsD: MLSSKESSNSTDASLSGITRSYMLFIFLLVLANLLYGYNYVNAYINSKQTMLATVADQLQKRIETYRFVTYQVYDNLSASNSVQLPSPINEIRLRPDIYLLEKSRHKTDALIFGQHDASTSDLALRMSNYLDILWGAETETYSMYYLNGQDNSLILVSTMPMKDLSARYKEGYLGNVVESRKTEMLQQSNSLDEREGFSGLRKFRFLNSYYFTLRTTFNNPGHLATVVAFDLPIGDILPRDLPVQRFLITENPESPSELMSREELPDAFSTLRWPWLTISAPLYNTPLKIDFNIPMTTLTVDMLRNNFWLVLINLLVLVLSFTGFYFVRHQYIRPGKRMAAQLSAQQEMNQEIITHLPIGLLIYRFDTDTVVASNKIADHLLPHLSLSKIASMAQEHQGRIQATVNNEMYEIQMVRSQQNIKSALFLMRDLDKEMMVSKKLKQAQSEYEKNLTARKIMTTNLSRELNAPMINIQQLVADIKNNKEDPRLLDLLWAETRHAQALIDEITLLTEIENRDWRPVTETFNLNKRIDELLKRSLPELRRKGLTLINHTDIDPDKEFIGDIRSLEQVLSMLLHYSIITTVYGKITLKVTQKPESPDHICFELSDTGTGVSNKEINGLRYPNLGEPQSDRFARGSGMTYYLCAQLCKRMSGRLDIQSKDDIGTRYSFNCIMHPVEHPEEESEKLLDGITAYLQITSDEIRSLIMHKLAAFGAASIIADGRDANEEYDITLTDAPENAEDYTLLLVSDIDGFEEYAPHRIKANFNLTEPLIDAILLLIEQQIAVTESPIDAEYAENADPASDSSPFKSKDYFSLFMETVPEDVQKLYTEAEQSDLSPLSLTAHRLKGVFAMLNIPTGKTLCEQLELAIKESDVTNIKILISQIDTFVSRLLLLGSQQHE, from the coding sequence ATGTTAAGTTCGAAGGAATCATCTAATAGTACCGATGCCTCTCTTTCTGGGATCACGCGCAGCTATATGCTGTTTATTTTTTTGCTGGTTCTGGCTAATTTGCTCTACGGCTATAACTATGTGAATGCCTACATCAACAGCAAGCAAACCATGCTGGCAACGGTTGCCGATCAGCTGCAAAAGCGTATCGAAACCTACCGATTTGTGACCTATCAGGTGTATGACAACCTTTCCGCGTCTAACTCCGTGCAACTGCCCTCTCCGATCAATGAAATTCGGTTACGCCCTGATATCTATCTATTGGAAAAGAGCCGCCATAAAACCGACGCGCTGATTTTTGGCCAGCATGATGCTAGCACCAGCGATTTAGCGCTGCGCATGTCGAACTATCTCGATATTTTGTGGGGCGCGGAAACCGAAACCTATTCGATGTATTATCTGAACGGGCAGGATAATAGCCTGATCTTAGTTTCGACGATGCCGATGAAAGATCTCTCTGCGCGTTATAAAGAGGGATATTTGGGCAACGTCGTCGAATCTCGCAAAACCGAAATGCTGCAACAGTCCAATTCATTAGATGAACGCGAAGGTTTCTCGGGATTACGCAAGTTTCGTTTCCTGAACTCTTATTATTTCACCTTGCGCACCACCTTCAATAACCCCGGACATTTAGCGACCGTGGTAGCTTTCGATCTGCCTATCGGCGATATTTTGCCGCGTGATTTGCCGGTTCAACGTTTCCTGATCACTGAAAACCCTGAATCACCGTCAGAATTGATGTCGCGTGAAGAGCTGCCAGACGCGTTCTCTACGCTGAGATGGCCGTGGTTAACGATCAGCGCGCCGCTGTATAACACGCCGCTAAAAATCGATTTTAATATTCCGATGACCACGCTGACCGTAGATATGCTGAGGAATAATTTCTGGCTGGTGCTGATTAATTTATTGGTGCTCGTTCTGTCATTCACCGGCTTCTATTTCGTGCGCCACCAATATATTCGCCCAGGTAAACGCATGGCTGCGCAGCTTAGCGCCCAGCAGGAAATGAATCAGGAAATTATTACCCATTTACCGATTGGCCTACTGATTTATCGCTTTGACACCGATACCGTGGTCGCCAGCAACAAAATTGCCGACCACCTGTTGCCTCATCTTAGCCTGAGCAAAATTGCCAGTATGGCTCAAGAACATCAGGGGCGAATTCAGGCAACGGTTAACAATGAAATGTATGAAATCCAGATGGTGCGCAGCCAGCAGAATATTAAATCTGCCCTGTTCTTAATGCGCGATCTGGATAAAGAAATGATGGTCAGCAAAAAGCTGAAACAGGCGCAGAGTGAATATGAGAAAAATCTGACCGCACGTAAAATCATGACCACTAATTTAAGCCGCGAGCTTAATGCGCCGATGATTAATATTCAGCAATTGGTCGCTGATATTAAAAATAATAAAGAAGATCCGCGCCTGCTAGATTTACTGTGGGCAGAAACGCGCCATGCACAGGCTCTGATTGATGAAATCACGCTGCTCACCGAAATTGAAAATCGAGACTGGCGTCCGGTAACTGAAACATTCAACCTTAACAAGCGCATTGATGAGCTGCTAAAACGTAGCTTGCCCGAACTGCGCCGTAAAGGGCTTACGCTGATTAACCACACGGATATCGATCCCGACAAAGAGTTTATCGGTGATATTCGCTCGCTAGAACAAGTGCTTTCCATGCTGCTGCACTATTCCATCATTACCACGGTGTATGGAAAAATCACCCTGAAAGTGACGCAGAAACCCGAGTCTCCTGACCATATTTGTTTTGAGCTCAGCGACACCGGCACCGGCGTATCCAATAAAGAGATCAATGGATTACGCTATCCAAACCTCGGTGAGCCGCAAAGCGATCGCTTCGCCAGAGGCTCAGGGATGACCTACTATCTTTGTGCCCAGCTATGCAAGCGCATGAGCGGCAGATTGGATATCCAAAGCAAAGACGATATCGGAACGCGCTACAGCTTTAACTGCATTATGCATCCGGTGGAGCATCCAGAAGAAGAATCGGAAAAACTGCTGGACGGGATCACAGCCTATCTGCAAATCACCTCCGATGAAATTCGCAGCCTGATCATGCATAAACTTGCCGCGTTTGGTGCCGCCTCCATCATTGCCGATGGCCGCGATGCCAACGAAGAATATGATATTACGCTCACCGATGCGCCAGAGAATGCGGAAGATTACACCCTGCTGCTGGTTTCCGATATTGACGGCTTTGAAGAGTACGCGCCGCACCGTATTAAGGCTAACTTCAACCTCACCGAACCACTCATTGACGCCATTTTGCTGTTGATTGAACAACAAATAGCGGTCACAGAATCGCCAATCGATGCGGAATATGCTGAAAATGCAGATCCTGCATCTGATAGCTCTCCTTTTAAATCAAAGGATTACTTTTCTCTGTTTATGGAAACAGTACCGGAAGATGTACAGAAACTGTATACTGAAGCCGAACAGAGTGATTTATCCCCGCTTTCTCTGACTGCACACCGACTTAAAGGTGTTTTTGCCATGCTTAATATCCCCACCGGCAAAACTCTATGTGAACAGTTAGAACTCGCCATTAAAGAAAGCGATGTAACAAATATAAAGATTTTGATCAGTCAGATTGATACTTTTGTCAGCCGACTGCTTCTACTAGGTAGCCAACAACATGAATAA